One segment of Pyricularia oryzae 70-15 chromosome 3, whole genome shotgun sequence DNA contains the following:
- a CDS encoding methyltransferase, with amino-acid sequence MSAATKQDTKQDDATDLSREYDTPLGLAHTTMQALKDRIKLHYDLASDYYLSLWGQHVHHGYWPTDESKAKDTKEVAQTNLIDLLLEISKIPEGGSVLDVGCGLGGTTRHLASKLGCSVTGITISGKQVEIAKRLTKTEAEAEATKLGKDVAAAKAEVEEDADGFMKVGKGKVRFIELDAETMGEYFSGKDAFDAVWICEALSHFPNKELFFQNVHAVLKPGGCLTLADWFKAEGLTQKQFDDDIKPIEDGMLTPPLNTQAGYVDKAKAAGLKVLTEPKDISQDVKQTWDITWSLIQKPSLWAFALSQGRDGIAFLQSFRAMRRGYANNNFRYAVMSFEK; translated from the exons ATGTCGGCCGCCACCAAGCAAGATACCAAGCAAGATGATGCTACCGACCTTAGCCGGGAGTATGATACGCCTCTAGGCCTTGCTCACACGACTATGCAAGCTCTCAAGGACCGCATCAAACTCCACTACGATCTTGCTAGTGACTATTACCTCAGCCTGTGGGGACAGCATGTGCACCATGGATACTGGCCTACCGACGAGTCCAAGGCAAAAGACACCAAAGAGGTTGCACAGACCAACCTCATCGACCTGCTCCTTGAAATTTCCAAGATCCCCGAGGGCGGCAGTGTTCTCGATGTGGGTTGCGGTCTGGGCGGAACCACGAGGCACCTCGCCTCGAAGCTCGGCTGCTCCGTGACTGGCATCACCATCTCTGGCAAGCAGGTCGAGATAGCCAAGCGGCTGACAAagaccgaggccgaggccgaagcTACCAAGCTTGGCAAGGATGTTGCCGCAGCTAAGGCAGAGGTTGAAGAGGACGCTGATGGCTTCATGAAGGTTGGCAAGGGAAAGGTCAGGTTCATTGAGCTCGACGCCGAGACCATGGGCGAGTACTTTTCTGGCAAGGACGCCTTCGATGCCGTCTGGATCTGCGAGGCTCTGAGCCATTTCCCGAACAAGGAACTTTTCTTCCAGAACGTCCATGCGGTGCTCAAGCCCGGTGGTTGTCTGACCTTGGCCGACTGGTTCAAGGCCGAGGGCTTGACCCAGAAGCAGTTTGACGACGATATCAAGCCGATAGAGG ATGGCATGTTGACACCCCCGCTCAACACGCAAGCCGGATACGTCGACAAGGCCAAAGCTGCAGGCCTCAAGGTTTTGACAGAGCCAAAGGATATCAGCCAAGACGTTAAGCAGACCTG GGATATTACATGGTCGCTCATCCAGAAGCCTTCTTTGTGGGCATTTGCCCTCAGTCAAGGTCGGGACggaattgcattcctgcaatCATTCAGGGCCATGCGAAGAGGCTACGCAAACAACAACTTCCGATATGCCGTCATGTCTTTTGAGAAGTAG